The sequence GGCAATATGTTGAGGCCGGCGCCGATATCATCGAAACCAATACCTTTGGCGGAAGCCGCATAAAATTATCCCATTACGGCCTTGAAGGTCAGGTAGCGGCTATTAACCGGGCTGCGGTGCAGGCAGCCCGGCAGGCATGCGGCCCTCATACTAAAGTGGCCGGCTCCGTAGGACCCACCGGCCGGTTCATCGAGCCATTAGGCGACTTGTCCTTCCAGGATGCCTTTAACGCCTTTGCCGAGCAAATCACCGCTCTGGACCAGGCCGGAGCCGATATGATGATCATTGAAACCATTATTGATATTCAGGAAATGCGCGCCGCTCTGCTGGCAGCCAAGTCAGTTTGCCGCAAACCGGTTATCTGCCAGCTGACATTCGAAACTGACGGACGCACCTTCACCGGCACCGACGCCCATACCGCCGCAGTGATCCTGTCGCCCCTTGGTGCCGATGTGATCGGCGCCAATTGTTCCCTGGGCCCGGCCCAGCTGCTTCTCGTCCTGGAAACCCTGGTCAAGGCAACCCATAAACCAATCAGCATTCAACCCAATGCCGGCCTTCCTACCCTGGAGGGAGACCAAACCCATTTTCCCATGGGCCCGGAGGAATTTTCCCACTGGATTCCCAAACTTATTGCCGCCGGGGCTCATTATGTGGGAGGCTGCTGCGGCACTACACCGCAGCATATCAAAGCTGCCCGCGAGGCAATTGATGCCACCGGCGCAACCAGACAATCCCCCCTATTGCCGCAGCCCTCTCCTTACGTGGCATTAGCCAGCCGCAGCAAAACTGTCTATATCGGACAGCAATACCCGACGGTAGTAATCGGCGAACGAATTAACCCCACCGGGCGCAGGAAGCTGGCCGCCGAAATTAAAGAAGGCAGTTTCACAACGGTAAAAAAGGATGCCTTGGGTCAGCTCCAAGCCGGCGCCAGAGTATTGGACGTCAATATGGGAGTACCGGGCATTGACCAGGCGGCTGCCATGAAGAAAGCCGTTCAGGAACTCTCGATGCTGGTGGACGCGCCGCTGGCCATCGACACCACTGACCCTCAAGCCCTGGAAGCCGGATTGGCGGCCTTTCCCGGCCGGGCCCTGGTCAACTCGGTCAGCGCCGAGCCAGAAAGGCTGGAACACTTCCTGCCCTTAGCCAAAAAATACGGTGCCGCCATCCTGTGCCTGCCGTTGGCAGCCGGCGGTCTGCCGGCCACAGCCCGGGAACGGGTGGCAATCGCCCAGAACATTGTAGCCGCCGCCTTGGCGGCCGGTCTCTCCGAGAATGACCTGATGCTGGATGCACTGACCCTGACCATCGCCACTGACGGCGAAGCCGCCAGACAAACCCTAGCCACCCTGCAGCTATACCGACAGCACTTTGGCTATCCCACTGTCATGGGTCTCAGCAACATTTCCTACGGACTGCCCCGCCGGGACATGATCAACGCGGCCTTTTGCGCCATGTCCCTTCACGCCGGCCTCGACGCCCCCATCCTCAATCCCTATGACCCACTCATGCAGGATATTCTGGCAACATCAGCCGTACTCCTGGGCCATGATGCCCACGCCCGACAGTTCAGCGCCCGCTATGCCTACACGCCCCCAGGATTTCCCGGTGCTCCCCATGAAATAGATACATCCCATATCCTGGGGAAGATTAAACATTGCGTTATCCAGGGAGAAAAAGAAGCTGTGGCACCTCTGATTGAGCAAGCGATCCAGGAAGGCTATCAGCCTTTGACCATTACCGATGAAGCTTTGACTGTGGCAATGAATGAAGTCGGGCAGGCATTTAGCGCCGGCCGCTCGTTCCTGCCTCATGTCATGCTGTCAGCTGAAACTATGCGCAGCGCTTTTCAGGCCATTAAAACCTATCTGCCGGCCCACTCTGTCCGCAGTTTAGGTAAAGTTGTACTGGCTACCGTAAAAGGCGATATCCACGATCTGGGAAAAAATATTGTAGCCGCTCTTCTGGAAAATAACGGATTCACTGTCATTGATCTCGGCAAAGATGTACCGGCTGATACAATCGTAGCCGCCTGCCGGGAGCATCAGCCCGATATCGTCGGTCTGTGCGCCTTGATGACTACCACCCTGCCGCAAATTGACCATACTATCCGGGAATTAAGAGCGGCCGGCAGCCCGGCACACACCTTCACCATCGTAGGCGGCGCAGTCCTAACCAAAGAATACGCCGCCCAGGCCGGCGCCGACGCTTATGCCGCCAATGGCGTCGTTGCCGTAGAATTATGCAAATCCATGATAGCTTCCCGCCATCTATAGCCTAATGCAATAAAAACACGGCTTCCATGCTTGATGGTTCTGCAGGGAAGCTGTGTTTAGCAATAATCCCGGAAAAAAATTAAAGAGGTGAATCCATGTATAAAGATTTTCGCAGCGATACGGTGACCCAAGCTACACCGGCAATGCGGCGGGCCATGATGGAGGCCGAGGTCGGCGATGACATCCTGGGAGAAGACCCGACAGTCAAGAAGCTGGAGAACATGGCTGCCAGCCTGTTTCAAAAAGAAGCCGCTCTGCTGACTGTGTCCGGGACCATGGCCAATCAGATCGCCATCATGACCGCTACCCGGCCGGGGGAAGAGATCCTCCTGGGGGAAGAATCCCATATGTACAATTTGGAAGTAGGCGGAATAGCGGCTCTCTCCGGCGTCCAGGCCAGAGCCTTAAAAAGCTCCTGCGGCAAATTCGAGGCGGCGGATGTAAGGAAGCTGATCCGTAAACCCGGCATCCAGGCTCCGGTCAGCCGGATGCTGTGCCTGGAAAATACCTATGATCTAAACCGGGGCTATCCCCTATCCCCTGCTTATCAGGCCGAAATGGCCGCGATTGCCCGGCAATACGATATGTTCGTCTATCTGGACGGCGCCCGTATTTTTAATGCCGCCCTGGCTTTGCAGGTCAAGGTCAGTGATTTGGCGCAAAATATCGATGCCCTGCAGTTTTGCCT is a genomic window of Acetonema longum DSM 6540 containing:
- a CDS encoding homocysteine S-methyltransferase family protein, producing the protein MIYLFDGAMGTMLQQAGLPAGACPELWNLEYPDQIAAIHRQYVEAGADIIETNTFGGSRIKLSHYGLEGQVAAINRAAVQAARQACGPHTKVAGSVGPTGRFIEPLGDLSFQDAFNAFAEQITALDQAGADMMIIETIIDIQEMRAALLAAKSVCRKPVICQLTFETDGRTFTGTDAHTAAVILSPLGADVIGANCSLGPAQLLLVLETLVKATHKPISIQPNAGLPTLEGDQTHFPMGPEEFSHWIPKLIAAGAHYVGGCCGTTPQHIKAAREAIDATGATRQSPLLPQPSPYVALASRSKTVYIGQQYPTVVIGERINPTGRRKLAAEIKEGSFTTVKKDALGQLQAGARVLDVNMGVPGIDQAAAMKKAVQELSMLVDAPLAIDTTDPQALEAGLAAFPGRALVNSVSAEPERLEHFLPLAKKYGAAILCLPLAAGGLPATARERVAIAQNIVAAALAAGLSENDLMLDALTLTIATDGEAARQTLATLQLYRQHFGYPTVMGLSNISYGLPRRDMINAAFCAMSLHAGLDAPILNPYDPLMQDILATSAVLLGHDAHARQFSARYAYTPPGFPGAPHEIDTSHILGKIKHCVIQGEKEAVAPLIEQAIQEGYQPLTITDEALTVAMNEVGQAFSAGRSFLPHVMLSAETMRSAFQAIKTYLPAHSVRSLGKVVLATVKGDIHDLGKNIVAALLENNGFTVIDLGKDVPADTIVAACREHQPDIVGLCALMTTTLPQIDHTIRELRAAGSPAHTFTIVGGAVLTKEYAAQAGADAYAANGVVAVELCKSMIASRHL
- a CDS encoding threonine aldolase family protein — encoded protein: MYKDFRSDTVTQATPAMRRAMMEAEVGDDILGEDPTVKKLENMAASLFQKEAALLTVSGTMANQIAIMTATRPGEEILLGEESHMYNLEVGGIAALSGVQARALKSSCGKFEAADVRKLIRKPGIQAPVSRMLCLENTYDLNRGYPLSPAYQAEMAAIARQYDMFVYLDGARIFNAALALQVKVSDLAQNIDALQFCLTKGLAAPFGSLLLGSREFIARARWIRQRIGGGMRQAGHMAAAGLVALETMTERLQQDHDNARRLAAGLCAIDERLTDMDLVLTNIVQIDFASVGKTAQFVTDALLTRGIKIKLIGETTCRMIAHAGVGPEDVDEAVQAIREIIR